The segment GATAAATGCGAAGAAAAAACAATCTTTGAGGTACTATTTTATGATAGGACACCCAGGTGATAATATCGAGGAGGTGTTGTTTTTACGTGACATAATTAAAGAAAAGAAACTTGTAAACATAGAGCAGTTCCAGTTGTTTACACCAACACCCATGACTGTGTCATCTTGTATGTACTGGACAGGCATGAACCCACACACAGGGGAAAAAGTTGATGTGGTCTATGATTATAATACAAAAAAGAAGATGAAGAGAATCATGCTAGAGCTTCAAAAAACCCAGCACAAATAGATATTACTTTATCCCAAGATTCTCAAGAAACCATAGTAGGCTAAAACCATAAAAACTATAGATAAAAGTGAGCCTATTGCTACGATCAAAAAGATTTCTCTATACTTTAAACCCAGCCATGTTCCTATGATTGTTGTTGACATCGCACCAGTTCCCTGAAATGGTATGAACATAAAAACCCATAGTGCGACTGGCAGTATTTTACCGTATTTTTTTGCTTCTATTTCATGAGTTTTTTTATGCAGCTTATCATACCATAGTTTAAGTGAAACCTTTTTCTTGTAAATACGAGGTTTTGTTTTTCTTATGCCGATGAATGGGAATGCTGGGATGTGATTTATGAGGAGTTCTATCACCCACCAGTTTGTTAGTATAACTACACATGCAAGGGCATCATAAACCCATATGCTTAATCCCCATATGGGCGCAGGTAGCCCTGCCCTTAAACCTATTAGTATGATTGTTTCTTTGCCAGCTGGTGGTATGAAATATGTTGCTGTGAGAGCTGAAAACCATTTTTGTTGTTCTGATGTTAAAGTTATATAAACTGAATAAAAGTATATAGCACCAATTAACAGGATCGCTCCAAAACCTAATATCTCTTTAATGTGTACTATAGCGGATTCGGATTTTTTGAAATTTTTTAATAGTTTATTTTTTTTATAGTTCATGAATCTTCTTTTAGAGAATCATCAACTGCTTTTCAATTTTATCCCTAAAAAAATTTATTTTAAAACAAAGTTTTAAACTAAAAATTAATATATTTACAAACACATTTTTGTTTTTATGGAAAAGAAGATAATATTTTTGGAACTACCTCTTGAGATGGTAGAAAAAATAGATGAACAAAACATTATGGGTGATCGCTCTGCTTTTGTATCTGATTTATTGGAGAAACAACTTCAACATGATTTAAGCAAAATGGAAATTACTAAAGAAATACAATTAATTAAAGAGGTAGAGCCATTTGAAGGTAAACCAGGTGATATACGATTAGTGAATAACAGAGGAATAACGCTTGGGACTTTTAACATAAACACCACTGAGGGTTTCCGAAAATTAGCAGATAAGATACATGAAATATCAAGAGATCCCATTGTTAGGATGAGAGTCCGACGGTGGAAATAATAAAATTAACAAGTATAGTTTTATCTTTACTAGATTATTTTTGTTGTTCTTTCAGTTTTTTGTATTCTTTCTGAACTTTTTCTTCTGTCTCTCCAGCAAACACTGAGATGAAATGTGCAACTACACCAACTCCCCACCCAAATAAAGGACCAAAGAGTATCGGAATTAAATTAACATTTTCTGAAATAATCGATCTATAAAATATGAATAATGACAGATTCACCATGATATAACAAGCAAAATGAACATAAAAACCAGCTTTGTCTTTTACTCGTTTTCTTGCTATTTCCATTAATTCTTTATCATCAGTCATATACTTTTTTCCTCCAACATTGTGATATAACATCTTTTAATTAATATTTTCTAAATAACACGCCTAAATCTGGATGTAGATGTTTTTATAAAAATTCTTATTCTTAGTTATATTTTATTTGTTTTATATTATATCCCTGGTTTTTTATTGTTAGATGAATGTTTAACAACCTTCGATATTATTTGTTGTTTCTTCTGTCTTTGCACCATTTACCCAACCAAAATATACATATTACTATAACTATTTAGCAAATTTTTGAAAAATTACTTTATACCCCCTTATTTTCTATAAGAGCCTTTTTAAAATCAGAAGGCAACCTAGCCTTTATTTTGTTTGTATACACGAGAGAGGATATCGCATAAATTTAATCGATTATTTTTCTGTTATTGTTATCCAACCAAAATTGTTGGGTCATGTATTTTGTGTTATCGGGTTAATACCTTCATCCATCATTTTCAAATATGGGGATAACCGCCTGTCAAAGATTTGGATCACCTGCTTTATCGCAGCCTTCTTCCATAATTTCATATCTGTTGATGTAAGATTTTCATCTGCGAGCGCAGACGACCATTTGATACTATGGCGAATGCAAGCAGCAAGAAGCTGCCAGTGCTCAGCACACATATCCTTCGTTCTAAAAAACCGACTTTGATCTTTCAAATTTCCAATTGGGATGAAAAACAAGGGTATAATCAACGACCTATAATCTGAGAGACTATGAACCAACTCAATTGATTTCCGAACATCATCAGATGTTTCACCTGGGAGACCCATGATCATCGTGTTCACAGGAACCCAAAGGTTATCATTAAGGATCTGATGGCTGTTAACAACCATCTCAGGCCATTCCTCTGGTTTAAAAGGTTTTGCCTTCCCTTTCATATACATCTCGACCAATCGAGGCGACCCACTCTCAATGCCAACCTGCCCACTCATAAAAGGACAGGTTTTCGATCCTGTCTCCACCACCTCAGATATTTTTTCAATGAGACCAGGATTAGATGCAACAGAGGCATGTGCAAAATGACTGATACCAATACGATTTGTTAGTTTCTTCACCTCGGTAAAAAGCCGAATCACTTCATTTTCATTTGGGATAAAACCTTTTGTTTTATACCGCAAAACATCTTCAGCATGGAACAACACGCCATTACCAGCCTCAACATTAATGCGTGCTTCTCTGAGGATGTAATCAAGTGGTTGACACCGATAATTCAACATCGTCGGATTACAAAAACGACACCCACGACCGCATCCACGACATATCTCGATGATACCATTAATCGTAGGATGGCGAATCAGGGGAATCTGATCTAGAGGAACAACCTCACCTTGAACAACTGGAGGAATAGGTTCATTGTTCAATGCTTTATGTATAATATCAACCGCGGTAATCTCTCCCTCACCCACAACCACACAATCAATCCCATATTTTGCCATAATACGATGATCGGTTAGTTGCCAAGCACCTGAGCCCCCAACAATAACTTTCAGATTATATTTCTTAATTACTGGATCAGATACAAGTTTTTTAAAAAAAATAGCGGTGTATGTTTCTTTGTTAATCAAATCACTAAACGTCGTTGAAGCAGGACCTAACCCTAGTGGGTCATGCGTCGTAATACCCAATACCCTAGTATCTTTATCCACCACATTTTTTAGATTCTCTGGGCGAACAACTGCGATATCCTGATCACTAAACCCGTTTGCAAGCAACGCTGCTTCGATTTTCCTTTGCCCACAATGAGCATACTTAATTTGGCCATTCTCTTCATCTTCTACAGGTGGACAAAAAATTTTTGTATACAACCACTCTGAAATAATCCTTGGGGCACATGCAGCAAAACCAAGAAAAACATGGTCATTATAGTCTGAGAGCAAAGTCTGATCCGCGGTTAAAACAACCTTGACCATGCTCTCTCCCACCTTAATGGATTATACATCCTATCACTTCCTACGAAATGTTCAACTAACATTATAACTAACAATTTTTTATTATGCAATATATCAGATTTTTATTCAATTTCCACTCGGTACCCTTCGTCTTTTTTCCGTTCCTTTCTTTTTATAATTATATCAAGCACACCGTTCTTATAAGTTGCCTTTGTTGTTTTAGGAAGAACATCACATGGGAAATCAATATGTTTGTAATATTTACGCTGAGGATTATCAACCTTGATTTCTAAACCTTGTTCTGTCACGTTCACATCAATATCTTCTTTTTCAACGCCAGGTATCTCAACAGTGACTGCTACATCCTCATTACCCTCTATTATATCTGTTAGTGGTTCTCTTTCATCAGAAATTACATGTTCTCCATCTGATTTCTTCAATGGTCGGTTACCAAATTGTTCAATATGTGGTCTTCCATCAGGTCCTATGTGGATGTTAAAACCATGGATAAAAGATGACCCTGGTTTTATCCAGTTATAATTAAACTCCCTGAAGATCCGATTCATAATATGTTCTATTTGACGGGATATGCGCTCAAACTCGTCATCGGTATCAAAAAAATCAAATGGGTTTTTTCTTCGTCTCCAACCAGCATCGTCATCAAATAAACTCATATTATTAATCCCCCCTTTATTAATGTTTGATATTATTATATTATCTATAGGGATTTCCTAGTCTTGAATCTATTTCACTTGCTATTTTTAGCATTTGAGCAATGATTCTATCAATGTCTTCTTTGATTTCTTCTATGCTTTTTTGTAGACTCTGCGCTCTAAGATGATACATGTTACGAGCTCTTACAACTA is part of the Candidatus Thermoplasmatota archaeon genome and harbors:
- a CDS encoding small multi-drug export protein, producing MNYKKNKLLKNFKKSESAIVHIKEILGFGAILLIGAIYFYSVYITLTSEQQKWFSALTATYFIPPAGKETIILIGLRAGLPAPIWGLSIWVYDALACVVILTNWWVIELLINHIPAFPFIGIRKTKPRIYKKKVSLKLWYDKLHKKTHEIEAKKYGKILPVALWVFMFIPFQGTGAMSTTIIGTWLGLKYREIFLIVAIGSLLSIVFMVLAYYGFLRILG
- a CDS encoding 2TM domain-containing protein; translated protein: MTDDKELMEIARKRVKDKAGFYVHFACYIMVNLSLFIFYRSIISENVNLIPILFGPLFGWGVGVVAHFISVFAGETEEKVQKEYKKLKEQQK
- a CDS encoding radical SAM protein; this encodes MVKVVLTADQTLLSDYNDHVFLGFAACAPRIISEWLYTKIFCPPVEDEENGQIKYAHCGQRKIEAALLANGFSDQDIAVVRPENLKNVVDKDTRVLGITTHDPLGLGPASTTFSDLINKETYTAIFFKKLVSDPVIKKYNLKVIVGGSGAWQLTDHRIMAKYGIDCVVVGEGEITAVDIIHKALNNEPIPPVVQGEVVPLDQIPLIRHPTINGIIEICRGCGRGCRFCNPTMLNYRCQPLDYILREARINVEAGNGVLFHAEDVLRYKTKGFIPNENEVIRLFTEVKKLTNRIGISHFAHASVASNPGLIEKISEVVETGSKTCPFMSGQVGIESGSPRLVEMYMKGKAKPFKPEEWPEMVVNSHQILNDNLWVPVNTMIMGLPGETSDDVRKSIELVHSLSDYRSLIIPLFFIPIGNLKDQSRFFRTKDMCAEHWQLLAACIRHSIKWSSALADENLTSTDMKLWKKAAIKQVIQIFDRRLSPYLKMMDEGINPITQNT
- a CDS encoding Hsp20/alpha crystallin family protein, encoding MSLFDDDAGWRRRKNPFDFFDTDDEFERISRQIEHIMNRIFREFNYNWIKPGSSFIHGFNIHIGPDGRPHIEQFGNRPLKKSDGEHVISDEREPLTDIIEGNEDVAVTVEIPGVEKEDIDVNVTEQGLEIKVDNPQRKYYKHIDFPCDVLPKTTKATYKNGVLDIIIKRKERKKDEGYRVEIE